The Thiorhodovibrio litoralis genome includes a window with the following:
- the hoxE gene encoding bidirectional hydrogenase complex protein HoxE, with protein sequence MTMQRPRPSLPSNDKRWKLVNATMRRSGYAEHALIEALHSVQDAFGYLDEDAMMFVADSLDLPLSKVYGVATFYHLFMLKPQGRHSCVVCTGTACYIQGAGALIEGLEQHFGVNPSETTEDGALSVMTARCVGACGLAPAVVIDGQVSGKLDSDALNAKLAEKIKQEIAQ encoded by the coding sequence ATGACCATGCAACGCCCCCGCCCGAGCCTGCCCAGCAACGATAAGCGCTGGAAGCTCGTCAATGCCACCATGCGCCGTTCCGGCTACGCCGAGCATGCGCTGATCGAGGCGCTGCACAGCGTGCAGGATGCCTTTGGTTATCTGGATGAGGATGCGATGATGTTCGTCGCCGACTCGCTCGACCTGCCGCTGAGCAAGGTCTATGGCGTCGCGACCTTCTATCATCTGTTCATGCTCAAGCCGCAGGGGCGCCATAGCTGCGTAGTCTGCACCGGCACCGCCTGCTACATTCAGGGCGCGGGTGCGCTGATCGAGGGGCTGGAACAGCACTTCGGCGTCAATCCGAGCGAAACGACCGAAGATGGCGCCCTGTCGGTCATGACCGCGCGCTGCGTCGGTGCTTGCGGGTTGGCACCCGCGGTGGTGATCGACGGACAGGTCTCGGGCAAGCTCGACAGTGATGCACTTAACGCCAAGCTCGCCGAGAAGATCAAGCAGGAGATCGCGCAATGA
- a CDS encoding nickel-dependent hydrogenase large subunit produces MSINRITVDPVTRIEGHLRVDCDIQDGKVVNAWSSGQMWRGIETILTGRDPRDAWLYTQRICGVCTTVHAIVSVRAVENALDMEIPLNAQLIRNIIMAAHGIHDHIVHFYHLSALDWVDVVSALSADPKQTAQLAQSLSNWPNNSADHFAQVQAKVKKFVESGQLGIFANGYWGHPAMILPPEANLMAVAHYLEALEYQRKANQITAILGAKTPHIQNLAVGGVANPINPNEQSALNMERLAYVKTLMDEIKGFIREVYLPDVTAIAALYADWLPYGEGVTNYLSAPDFPKDGKGTEFAMPGGYIPNGDLSQFHQITHFGDPFFEQNVKESIKHAWYDGDWTRSPYQEDTIPKYTDFDENGAYSWVKAPSFADKPAQVGPLANVLAMVAAGDERTKHYLDVAMQRIGAITRSEVPLKVLHSTLGRHAARCVRTQVLYDMLEDNYNALISNIASGDMTTFNPPTFPKGEQMGFGFHEAPRGILSHWIVIENGKIKNYQAVVPSTWNAGPRNQNDEQGPYEASLMDNPILVEEQPLEVLRTVHSFDPCLACAIHLHDNQGRDIVRVNTNL; encoded by the coding sequence GTGAGCATCAACCGCATAACAGTCGATCCCGTGACGCGCATCGAAGGGCATCTGCGCGTCGATTGCGATATCCAAGACGGCAAGGTCGTCAATGCCTGGTCGAGCGGCCAGATGTGGCGCGGCATCGAGACCATTCTCACCGGGCGCGACCCGCGCGATGCCTGGCTCTATACCCAGCGCATCTGCGGTGTCTGCACCACGGTGCATGCCATTGTCTCAGTGCGCGCGGTGGAGAATGCGCTGGACATGGAAATCCCGCTCAATGCCCAGTTGATCAGAAACATCATCATGGCCGCCCACGGCATCCATGACCATATCGTGCATTTCTATCACCTCTCGGCGCTGGACTGGGTGGATGTGGTCTCGGCGCTGAGTGCTGATCCGAAACAGACCGCGCAACTGGCCCAGAGCCTGTCGAACTGGCCGAACAACAGCGCCGATCACTTCGCCCAAGTGCAGGCGAAGGTGAAGAAGTTCGTCGAAAGTGGCCAGCTTGGTATCTTTGCCAACGGCTACTGGGGCCATCCGGCCATGATTCTGCCGCCCGAGGCCAACCTGATGGCCGTGGCCCATTATCTGGAAGCATTGGAGTACCAGCGCAAGGCGAATCAGATCACCGCGATTCTTGGCGCCAAGACCCCGCATATTCAAAATCTCGCCGTCGGCGGCGTGGCCAACCCGATCAACCCCAATGAGCAATCCGCGCTCAACATGGAACGCCTGGCCTACGTCAAGACGCTAATGGATGAGATTAAAGGTTTCATCCGCGAGGTTTATCTGCCCGATGTCACCGCCATCGCCGCGCTCTATGCCGATTGGCTGCCCTATGGCGAGGGCGTAACCAATTATCTCTCAGCGCCCGATTTCCCCAAGGACGGCAAGGGCACGGAATTCGCCATGCCCGGCGGCTACATCCCCAATGGCGATCTGAGCCAATTTCATCAGATCACCCATTTCGGTGATCCCTTCTTCGAGCAGAACGTCAAGGAAAGCATCAAGCATGCGTGGTATGACGGCGACTGGACGCGCTCGCCCTATCAGGAAGACACCATCCCGAAATACACCGATTTCGACGAAAACGGCGCTTACTCTTGGGTAAAGGCACCCAGCTTTGCCGACAAGCCCGCCCAAGTCGGCCCGCTGGCCAATGTGCTGGCCATGGTCGCGGCTGGCGATGAGCGCACCAAGCATTATCTGGATGTCGCCATGCAGCGCATCGGTGCCATCACCCGCTCGGAGGTTCCGCTTAAGGTGCTGCACTCCACCCTCGGCCGCCATGCCGCGCGCTGCGTGCGCACCCAGGTGCTCTACGATATGCTGGAGGACAACTACAACGCACTCATCAGCAATATCGCCAGTGGCGACATGACCACCTTCAACCCGCCGACCTTCCCCAAGGGCGAGCAAATGGGCTTTGGCTTCCACGAGGCCCCGCGCGGCATCCTGTCGCACTGGATCGTGATCGAGAATGGCAAGATCAAAAACTACCAGGCGGTGGTACCATCGACTTGGAACGCCGGACCGCGCAACCAGAACGACGAGCAGGGCCCCTACGAGGCATCTTTGATGGACAATCCAATCCTGGTCGAAGAACAACCTCTTGAGGTGCTGCGCACCGTGCACTCCTTCGACCCCTGCCTGGCCTGCGCCATCCATCTGCACGACAACCAGGGCCGCGACATCGTTCGTGTCAACACCAACCTCTGA
- a CDS encoding HyaD/HybD family hydrogenase maturation endopeptidase, which produces MASQPGPAAEPDALIIGLGNLLLSDEGVGIHVLRRLEQGFAFTPKIELVDGGTTGLDLLELFRQHDYILLLDALFAPEGAPGDIQILRNDAILAALSKKLSMHHLGISDVLALTRLLDYRPQEIALLGVVPENLELGTELSAPVERQLPAILSSVEAILRDWHIRMQPRQPGVATPSPTGTALFRGDAAGSD; this is translated from the coding sequence TTGGCCTCCCAACCAGGACCAGCCGCCGAGCCCGATGCACTCATCATCGGACTCGGTAACCTCCTGCTCAGCGACGAAGGCGTCGGCATCCATGTCCTGCGCCGGCTCGAACAAGGCTTTGCCTTCACTCCCAAGATAGAGCTGGTCGACGGCGGCACCACAGGTCTCGACCTGCTTGAGCTGTTCCGTCAGCACGACTACATCCTGCTGCTCGACGCCCTGTTCGCACCAGAGGGCGCGCCCGGAGACATCCAGATCCTGCGCAACGACGCCATCCTCGCCGCCCTGTCGAAAAAGCTGTCCATGCATCATCTCGGCATCAGTGACGTGCTGGCCCTGACGCGACTGCTCGACTACCGCCCGCAAGAAATCGCCCTGCTTGGCGTGGTGCCGGAAAACCTCGAGCTCGGCACCGAGCTGTCCGCGCCGGTTGAACGCCAGCTCCCCGCCATTTTGTCCAGCGTCGAAGCAATTCTTCGCGACTGGCACATCAGGATGCAGCCGCGCCAGCCCGGCGTTGCTACCCCCTCCCCGACCGGCACCGCGCTCTTTCGCGGTGACGCCGCTGGCTCGGATTGA
- a CDS encoding PAS domain-containing sensor histidine kinase yields the protein MQHKQLDEPQSAADLGPWQWKVAALSAVVEHSDAIVVVKDLDLRVVAANAAFASVAGKPSVESLIGKTDAEIFDVSPDTEPVRTYMADERAAQRLPAGEVIVREEPVMAHDGSTRYYLTKKHPIFSPQGELVGTGNISVDITERHELEDQLRASNEALTKAVTRAEAAAEVKSAFLARMSHEIRTPMNGVLGLAELALRRPLDDTTRQYLQELHQSGEQLLGILNDILDQSKIDSGELSLESVPFDREALFESERSLFAPMAQSKGLQLVSSCDPAVPRWLIGDPLRLRQVLSNLLSNAIKFTEHGEISLCLQCLEQSEDAVRLRWSVGDTGIGMDQDTQARLFQPFTQGDNSIARRFGGTGLGLSISRHLVERMGGRLEIESTPEVGSRFSFEISLVPTQAPSEFASADSSASRAANAADLDLRGRRILVAEDQPINQRIIHDMLCLFGAEVTLAPNGREALQRLAESDFDLVLMDIQMPEMDGLSATEQLRNNPAWAKLPVVALTAGVTTTERERIRTAGLSDLLAKPLRLSELKSILGRWLPSAVSGAGSEPGPSSISPDPPAATPSFNTEAESAAADVDLEHLFALLGDRAECNELLRDFAQSSSLDMDAITAALGAENRSEARAIAHRLRGAAGNVGANRLSAAADRLEKALDAGQTTYQDILTDLRAAHKAAVAEIARSCGDD from the coding sequence ATGCAGCACAAACAACTGGACGAGCCCCAGAGTGCAGCGGACTTGGGTCCCTGGCAATGGAAAGTGGCGGCCCTTTCAGCAGTGGTCGAGCATAGCGACGCCATTGTGGTGGTCAAGGACCTGGACCTGCGGGTCGTGGCCGCGAACGCCGCCTTTGCCAGCGTAGCCGGGAAGCCCTCGGTCGAGTCGCTGATCGGCAAGACCGATGCCGAGATCTTTGATGTTTCCCCGGATACTGAGCCGGTGCGCACCTACATGGCCGATGAGCGCGCCGCCCAGCGCCTGCCTGCAGGCGAGGTCATCGTGCGCGAAGAGCCCGTCATGGCGCACGACGGCAGCACACGCTACTACCTGACCAAAAAGCACCCGATCTTCAGCCCCCAAGGCGAGCTCGTGGGCACGGGCAATATCTCGGTCGACATCACCGAACGCCACGAGCTTGAAGACCAGCTGCGCGCCAGCAATGAGGCCCTGACCAAGGCCGTGACCCGAGCAGAAGCCGCGGCCGAGGTGAAAAGCGCCTTTCTCGCGCGCATGAGCCACGAAATCCGCACCCCGATGAACGGCGTTCTCGGCCTGGCGGAACTGGCCCTGCGCCGCCCGTTGGATGACACCACGCGCCAATACCTGCAAGAACTGCATCAATCCGGCGAGCAGTTGCTTGGCATTCTCAATGACATTCTCGATCAGTCGAAGATCGACTCCGGCGAGCTCAGCCTGGAGAGCGTCCCCTTCGACCGCGAGGCGCTGTTCGAGAGCGAACGCTCTCTGTTCGCGCCCATGGCCCAGAGCAAAGGCTTGCAGCTGGTCTCCTCCTGTGATCCGGCCGTGCCACGCTGGCTGATCGGCGATCCTCTGCGCCTGCGCCAGGTCTTATCCAACCTGCTGAGCAACGCGATCAAGTTTACCGAACACGGCGAAATCAGCCTGTGCCTGCAATGCCTGGAGCAGAGCGAGGATGCGGTGCGACTGCGCTGGTCAGTGGGCGACACCGGCATCGGCATGGATCAGGACACCCAGGCACGGCTGTTTCAGCCTTTCACCCAGGGCGATAATTCCATCGCGCGTCGCTTCGGCGGCACCGGGCTGGGCTTGAGCATCAGCCGCCATCTGGTCGAGCGCATGGGCGGGCGGCTGGAGATCGAAAGTACTCCCGAAGTCGGCAGCCGCTTCTCCTTCGAGATCAGCCTCGTTCCGACCCAGGCGCCAAGTGAGTTCGCCAGCGCCGACTCCTCCGCCAGCCGCGCAGCAAACGCCGCCGACCTGGACCTGCGCGGGCGGCGCATCCTGGTCGCCGAGGATCAGCCCATCAACCAGCGCATTATCCACGACATGCTGTGCTTGTTCGGCGCCGAGGTCACGCTGGCGCCGAACGGTCGCGAGGCACTGCAGCGTCTGGCCGAGAGCGACTTCGACCTGGTGCTGATGGACATCCAGATGCCGGAGATGGACGGCCTGAGCGCCACCGAGCAACTGCGCAATAACCCTGCCTGGGCCAAGCTGCCGGTCGTTGCGCTCACCGCCGGCGTCACCACCACCGAGCGCGAGCGCATCCGCACCGCCGGCCTCAGCGACCTACTGGCCAAGCCACTGCGATTGAGCGAGCTGAAAAGCATACTCGGGCGCTGGTTGCCGTCCGCGGTGAGCGGCGCCGGGAGCGAGCCAGGCCCGAGCTCGATCAGTCCAGATCCGCCAGCCGCGACCCCGTCATTCAACACTGAGGCAGAAAGCGCCGCAGCCGACGTCGACCTCGAGCACCTTTTCGCGCTGCTCGGCGATCGTGCCGAGTGCAACGAGTTGCTGCGCGACTTTGCGCAATCCTCGAGCCTCGATATGGACGCCATCACCGCTGCCCTCGGAGCCGAAAACCGCTCCGAAGCCCGCGCCATCGCCCACCGCCTGCGCGGCGCTGCCGGCAATGTTGGCGCCAATCGGCTCAGTGCCGCAGCCGATCGCCTGGAAAAGGCGCTCGATGCTGGTCAGACGACTTATCAAGACATCCTGACCGACCTGCGCGCAGCCCATAAAGCCGCGGTTGCAGAGATTGCGCGAAGCTGCGGGGATGATTGA
- the hybA gene encoding hydrogenase 2 operon protein HybA, whose amino-acid sequence MNIDRRQFFKVMAAGSAVAVGASPVQARPCKTLPPDAIGILYDANLCIGCKACEHACKDANDMPISGNGPIDQAHGVQGAWDGDDDLNGRTMNKIKAYVAEGSRTALEDPDASFIKRACMHCIDPDCVSACPVSALTKDTFTGIVSYNPDACIGCRYCQLACPFNIPKFQYDKTFPQIVKCQMCAPRIAEGEIPACCDACPTGASLFGRVEDLRVEGHRRLAMQPGERVEFPLNQLGGKTREAEAKKYLPHLYGETESGGTQYLMVAGVPFEELGMPPVGDESRARLSETLQHTLYKGMVAPGLLLGGLVYAAYQHTKEDREDHPEHETSLTDERDPKPESRDD is encoded by the coding sequence ATGAACATCGATCGTCGTCAGTTTTTCAAAGTCATGGCCGCCGGTAGCGCGGTCGCCGTGGGTGCTTCTCCAGTGCAGGCCCGCCCGTGCAAGACCCTGCCGCCCGATGCCATCGGCATTCTCTACGATGCCAACCTGTGCATCGGCTGCAAGGCGTGCGAGCATGCGTGCAAGGATGCCAATGACATGCCCATCAGCGGCAATGGCCCCATCGATCAGGCGCATGGCGTCCAGGGTGCCTGGGATGGCGACGACGACCTGAACGGTCGCACCATGAATAAGATCAAGGCCTATGTGGCCGAGGGCAGCCGCACCGCTCTCGAAGATCCGGATGCCAGCTTCATCAAGCGCGCCTGCATGCACTGCATCGACCCGGACTGCGTCTCCGCCTGTCCGGTCAGCGCCCTGACCAAAGACACCTTCACCGGCATCGTCAGCTACAACCCGGACGCCTGCATCGGCTGCCGCTATTGTCAGCTCGCCTGCCCGTTTAATATCCCGAAGTTCCAGTACGACAAGACTTTCCCGCAGATCGTCAAATGCCAGATGTGCGCCCCGCGCATCGCCGAGGGCGAGATCCCGGCCTGCTGCGACGCCTGCCCAACAGGTGCGAGCCTGTTCGGTCGCGTCGAGGACTTGCGCGTGGAAGGTCACCGTCGGCTCGCCATGCAGCCCGGCGAGCGCGTGGAATTTCCGCTCAATCAACTCGGCGGCAAGACCCGCGAGGCTGAGGCAAAGAAATACCTACCACACCTTTATGGTGAGACCGAGAGCGGCGGCACCCAGTATCTGATGGTGGCCGGCGTACCCTTCGAAGAACTTGGCATGCCACCGGTGGGTGACGAGTCCCGCGCGCGGCTATCCGAGACGCTGCAGCACACCCTCTACAAGGGCATGGTCGCCCCCGGCTTGCTGCTGGGCGGTCTGGTCTACGCGGCCTATCAGCACACCAAGGAAGACCGGGAAGATCATCCCGAGCATGAAACGTCCTTAACGGACGAGCGCGACCCGAAACCGGAGAGCCGTGATGACTGA
- the hybB gene encoding Ni/Fe-hydrogenase cytochrome b subunit translates to MTEAFRPLGGKLLTRHFYFMGVLVLICGYFLVRRFVFGIGDVSHLSDGFPWGLWITYDVVTGTAIACGGYAMALLVYVFNRGQFHPMIRVALLTSVFGYTLAGASIVVDVGRYWQLYNVFLPQYINLNSVMLEVALCVTLYTLVLWIEFSPAILEAMKANRLLRFMRHILFFFIGVGILLPTMHQSSLGSLLLIAGYKVHDLWQTTIIPLLFLITAITMGYGIVVFESLYASVNLGRKLETPMLAKISAIIPWLLGAYLVLRIGDLFLTGNIRAIAEPGFEPWLFLVEIALFVFAIVTLADKYHRTRPTILFWSSLAVVLGGALYRFDAFMIAFDPGPGWHYFPSVGEMSITLGIVAFEIMAYLFFVKKTPIMATEH, encoded by the coding sequence ATGACTGAGGCATTCCGCCCGCTCGGCGGTAAGCTGCTGACCCGGCATTTCTATTTCATGGGAGTGCTGGTGTTGATATGCGGCTATTTTCTGGTGCGCCGCTTTGTCTTTGGTATCGGGGATGTCTCGCATCTGAGCGACGGCTTCCCCTGGGGCCTGTGGATCACCTATGACGTGGTCACAGGCACCGCCATTGCCTGCGGCGGTTATGCCATGGCGCTGCTGGTCTACGTGTTCAACCGCGGGCAGTTCCACCCGATGATCCGCGTCGCCCTGCTGACCAGCGTCTTTGGTTATACGCTGGCCGGCGCCTCCATCGTGGTGGATGTGGGCCGCTACTGGCAGCTGTATAACGTCTTTTTGCCGCAGTACATCAATCTCAACTCCGTGATGCTGGAGGTCGCGCTCTGCGTCACCCTCTACACCCTGGTGTTGTGGATTGAGTTCTCCCCGGCCATCCTGGAGGCGATGAAGGCGAACCGGCTGCTGCGCTTCATGCGCCATATCCTGTTCTTTTTCATTGGCGTTGGCATTCTGCTGCCGACCATGCACCAGTCCTCGCTCGGCTCACTGCTGTTGATTGCCGGCTACAAGGTGCATGACCTGTGGCAGACGACCATCATCCCGCTGCTGTTTTTGATCACCGCCATCACCATGGGCTATGGCATCGTGGTGTTTGAGTCGCTCTATGCCTCGGTGAATCTCGGGCGCAAACTCGAAACGCCAATGCTCGCCAAGATCAGCGCCATCATCCCTTGGCTGCTAGGTGCTTATCTGGTGCTACGCATCGGCGACCTGTTCCTGACCGGTAACATCCGCGCCATTGCCGAGCCCGGCTTCGAGCCCTGGCTGTTCCTGGTCGAGATCGCGCTCTTCGTCTTCGCCATCGTGACTCTGGCCGACAAGTATCATCGCACCCGCCCGACCATTCTGTTCTGGAGCTCGCTCGCAGTGGTGCTCGGTGGCGCGCTCTATCGCTTCGACGCCTTCATGATCGCCTTCGACCCCGGCCCCGGCTGGCATTACTTCCCGTCGGTGGGCGAGATGAGTATCACCCTCGGCATCGTCGCCTTCGAGATCATGGCCTATCTGTTCTTCGTGAAGAAGACGCCAATCATGGCCACCGAGCACTAA
- the pssA gene encoding CDP-diacylglycerol--serine O-phosphatidyltransferase, giving the protein MQPENDKPPRRGGIYLLPNLFTTAALFSGFFAILAADQGRFEAAALGIFAAMLFDGFDGRIARMTNTQSDFGAEYDSLSDMVAFGVAPALVVYNWALTGLGKLGWLAAFVYTAGAALRLARFNTQIGVADKRYFQGLPSPAAAAILAGAVWIGTDNALAGAYLGWLAVPMTAGAGLLMVSNFRYHSFKELDVHGRVPFVVMVAVMLGFALVVLDPPIVLFALFLAFAISGPLMTLIQRNQRLSARRRER; this is encoded by the coding sequence ATGCAACCAGAAAACGACAAACCACCGCGGCGCGGGGGCATCTATCTGCTGCCGAATCTGTTCACCACGGCAGCGCTGTTCTCCGGTTTCTTCGCCATTCTGGCAGCCGATCAGGGCCGCTTTGAGGCCGCCGCCCTGGGCATCTTCGCCGCCATGTTGTTCGATGGCTTCGACGGGCGCATCGCCCGCATGACCAACACCCAGAGCGATTTTGGCGCTGAATACGACAGCCTTTCGGACATGGTCGCCTTTGGGGTGGCGCCGGCACTGGTGGTCTACAACTGGGCGCTGACTGGGCTTGGCAAGCTGGGCTGGCTGGCGGCCTTTGTCTACACCGCAGGCGCCGCGTTGCGTCTGGCGCGCTTTAACACCCAGATCGGCGTGGCTGACAAGCGCTATTTTCAGGGCCTGCCGAGTCCTGCCGCTGCTGCCATCCTGGCCGGGGCGGTCTGGATCGGCACGGACAACGCACTCGCGGGCGCTTATCTCGGCTGGCTGGCCGTGCCGATGACCGCTGGGGCCGGATTGCTCATGGTGAGCAATTTTCGCTACCACAGCTTCAAGGAACTGGATGTCCATGGTCGTGTGCCATTCGTGGTCATGGTGGCTGTGATGCTTGGCTTTGCGCTGGTGGTGCTTGATCCGCCCATCGTGTTGTTCGCGCTCTTTCTTGCCTTTGCAATCTCCGGGCCTCTGATGACTCTGATTCAGCGCAATCAGAGGCTGAGCGCCCGACGGCGCGAGCGTTAG
- a CDS encoding cation:proton antiporter domain-containing protein has product MDPESFVSSAVLLLVVAATAVALFRHFGLGSILGLLVAGILLGPHTPGPSITSDVEDLRHFAELGVVLLLFVIGLEMHPGRLWEMRRTLFGLGSLQVLISGGCLAAYFRLFQPDWSTALLLGMSLALSSTALVMQLLQERAEIASHHGQTAFAILLMQDLAVVPLLAMIPVLADVGPLPVEIPLWEQLAIVALLVGAVILVGRYLVPWLLERLMHQGNRDAFFLVVLASVFLAAFAMKTAGLSMALGAFLMGVMLSGSRYNLQIQALVEPHKGLLMSLFFVAVGMSVDIGVLAQQPERFAMHLGSLLAIKILVLFVLCLLFGITRAAAVRVAFLLSQAGEFGFVLFGAAKALEMIDDRTFVLVVGVISVSMLLTPLLVKLGEGLARLAPDREGDVDPSLRLESNRADQGPPRVVIGGFGRVGHTIGAILSGNGIPYIAFESSPQLVANWRREGCPVYFGDMGDPHLLEAVDIEQVELVVLTIDDQRAAIKATELIRAYAPGVKIVARARDLTTCDALLRAGATRAFPEAVEASLRLAAETLSALDLATEEVDILLDNARGGGYALVREEVPEDLGRVAEPMARTEETPAQSESGAA; this is encoded by the coding sequence ATGGACCCGGAATCTTTTGTCTCTTCAGCCGTCTTGCTGCTCGTCGTGGCAGCGACAGCCGTGGCCTTGTTTCGGCATTTCGGCCTCGGCTCGATTCTCGGTCTCTTGGTCGCCGGCATTTTGCTCGGCCCCCATACCCCGGGCCCGTCCATTACCAGCGACGTTGAAGACCTGCGCCACTTCGCCGAACTCGGTGTGGTGCTTTTGTTGTTCGTCATCGGGCTTGAAATGCACCCCGGGCGGCTATGGGAGATGCGCCGCACGCTTTTTGGCCTCGGGTCCCTGCAGGTTTTGATCAGCGGCGGCTGTTTGGCGGCCTATTTCCGGCTGTTTCAACCCGATTGGTCAACAGCGCTTCTGCTCGGCATGAGTTTGGCCTTGTCCTCGACAGCGTTGGTGATGCAGCTGCTGCAGGAACGTGCGGAGATCGCCAGCCATCACGGGCAGACGGCCTTTGCCATCCTGCTGATGCAGGACTTGGCCGTGGTGCCCCTGTTGGCCATGATCCCCGTGCTGGCGGATGTCGGGCCGCTGCCGGTTGAGATTCCGCTGTGGGAGCAGCTCGCCATTGTGGCACTGCTGGTCGGCGCCGTGATCCTGGTCGGGCGCTACCTGGTGCCCTGGCTGCTTGAGCGACTGATGCACCAGGGCAATCGCGATGCCTTCTTCCTGGTGGTGCTGGCCTCGGTCTTTCTGGCTGCCTTCGCAATGAAAACTGCCGGTCTGTCGATGGCGCTCGGTGCTTTTCTGATGGGCGTGATGCTGTCGGGCTCGCGCTACAACCTGCAGATTCAGGCATTGGTCGAGCCCCACAAAGGGCTCTTGATGAGTCTGTTCTTTGTGGCCGTCGGCATGTCCGTAGATATTGGTGTGCTGGCCCAGCAGCCTGAGCGCTTCGCCATGCACCTGGGCAGTCTGCTGGCGATCAAAATCTTGGTGCTGTTTGTCCTCTGCCTGCTGTTCGGCATCACCCGCGCCGCGGCGGTGCGGGTGGCCTTTTTGCTGTCTCAGGCCGGGGAGTTCGGGTTTGTGCTGTTCGGCGCAGCCAAGGCGCTGGAGATGATCGACGACCGCACCTTTGTGCTGGTGGTCGGCGTGATTTCGGTCAGCATGCTGCTGACCCCGCTGCTGGTGAAGCTCGGCGAAGGGCTGGCGCGCCTGGCGCCGGATCGCGAAGGCGATGTCGATCCATCCCTGCGGCTGGAGTCGAATCGCGCAGACCAAGGGCCGCCGCGGGTGGTGATCGGCGGCTTTGGGCGGGTGGGGCATACCATCGGCGCCATTTTGTCCGGGAACGGTATTCCGTACATTGCTTTCGAGTCCAGCCCACAGCTGGTTGCGAACTGGCGTCGCGAGGGGTGCCCCGTGTATTTCGGCGACATGGGCGACCCGCACCTGCTCGAGGCGGTGGATATCGAGCAGGTCGAGTTGGTGGTGCTGACCATCGACGACCAGCGCGCCGCGATTAAAGCGACCGAGCTGATCCGCGCCTATGCCCCCGGGGTGAAAATCGTCGCCCGCGCGCGCGATTTGACAACCTGCGATGCGTTGCTGCGCGCCGGCGCCACCCGTGCCTTCCCTGAAGCGGTGGAAGCCAGCCTGCGCCTGGCTGCCGAAACCCTGAGCGCGCTGGATCTCGCGACCGAGGAAGTCGATATCCTGCTCGACAACGCCCGCGGCGGCGGCTATGCCCTGGTGCGTGAGGAGGTGCCGGAAGATCTCGGCCGGGTGGCTGAGCCGATGGCGCGCACAGAGGAGACGCCTGCGCAGAGCGAGTCGGGTGCCGCTTAA